The nucleotide sequence AACATCATTTCTTCTTCCGCCCAGGCCCACGGCACCGACAGGTCGCCCGTCTCGCTCCGGGTGGCGAGGACAGCCTCCCGAGGCCGTACGCACCCCGGGTGGAGGCCTCGTGCTGCTCCGCGGTGATGCCCCCCCGGTCGAGTCCTCAGGGCGTGAACAGCTCCGCGGATGAATGGAAGGGTCGCCCGCCGACCACGAGCACCTTGCCCGAGGGCAACATCGTGGCGGTGTGGCTCATGCGCGGGATGGAGAGGGAGCCGGTGCGGTTCCAGGAGGCCGACACCGGGTCGTAGACCTCCGACGCGGCGGTGGGCATGGGTGAAGGCGCTTCCCCATGGGTCACCCCACCTCCCGCGATGAGCACCTTGCCCGACGGCAGCAGCACGGCCGGCTGGAAGTGACGCTTCTGCGAGAGCTGGCCGGTGTCGGCCCAGGTGCCTGTCTCCGGGTCATACAGCTCCGCCGAATCCAGGCTCAAGCCACCACGACCGCCCGCCACCAGCACCGTGCCCGACGGCAGCAGCATGGCCGAGTGATCTCCGCGTTCGTGGACAAGCGTGCCGGTCGAAGCCCAGGTGCCGGTCTCCGGGTCGTACACCTCCGCCGTCTGGAGAAACCATTCAGCTCCCCGGCCGCCCGCCACCAGCACCTTGCCCGAGGGCAACAGCGTGGCGGTGTGGCCCTGGCGGCCCATGGCAAGGGTGCCAGTGGAGGTCCAGGTGCCTGGCCCCGGGTCGTACAGCTCCGCGCTCGCCACCGGCCCCTGGTCGCGGCCCGTGTAGCCACCCACCACCAGCACCTTGCCCGAGGGCAGCAGGGTGGCCGTGTGCCGGGTGCGCGCCGTGGTGAGGCTCCCGGTGGCGCTCCACTCGCGCGTCTCCGGGTCATACACCTCCGCGCTGGCGAGGCTACCGACGGTGGCGTGA is from Pyxidicoccus trucidator and encodes:
- a CDS encoding Kelch repeat-containing protein; amino-acid sequence: MNLLVAARDPQHSELSFSWESNVGSVSVVETTPITSEVLFEVIGCVPHALTATATVTATNALGLSASVALPVGAPDCSTWVPTASLRLSRADHTATLLDSGQVLVVGGFSALAELYNPETATWTSVGTMAAERSSATATRLPSGKVLVAGGAHATVGSLASAEVYDPETREWSATGSLTTARTRHTATLLPSGKVLVVGGYTGRDQGPVASAELYDPGPGTWTSTGTLAMGRQGHTATLLPSGKVLVAGGRGAEWFLQTAEVYDPETGTWASTGTLVHERGDHSAMLLPSGTVLVAGGRGGLSLDSAELYDPETGTWADTGQLSQKRHFQPAVLLPSGKVLIAGGGVTHGEAPSPMPTAASEVYDPVSASWNRTGSLSIPRMSHTATMLPSGKVLVVGGRPFHSSAELFTP